The genomic window TGAGCATGAAGCTTATCAACAGCCGCGGCCAGGAGCGAAACCGGAAAGTCGAATACTACCGCAAGACGGAAGAAGGCGACGTCGACAAGATACTCATGCGCTTCCTCGAGCCTGCGGACGTCAAGGGAGTCGGCCTGCTCACGCTCGAACAGATCGACCGCGACGACGACCAGTGGCTCTACCTGCCGGCCCTCAAGAAGGTGCGCAGGATCTCGTCGAGCGACCAGACCGACAATTTCATGGGGACCGATTTCACTTACGAGGACATCCGTTCCGAAAAACTCGACAGGCACATCTACAATGTTATCGGGAGCGAGATTCTCGACGGCCACGACTGCTATATGATTGAAGCGCTCCCCGCCGACGAGGCCCAGAAGCGGGAGAGCGGTTACAGCCGCCGCGAGATCTGGATTCGCAAAGACATCTTTCTCACGGTCCAGACCAAGTACTATGACCGAAAGGGCGAGTTTTTCAAACTCGGAGTAGTGAAGGACATCGTTGAGATCGCGCCTAATGTCTATCGGCCCAATTTCATGGAAATGAAGAACCTGAAAACAAACCACACCACGCAACTGAATTTCGATAACAGACGGGTAAACCAGGGAATCGACAACGTAGTTTTTACCGAACGCGAACTGAAACGCGGTTGACAACGGTTGCAGGCGGATTAACAGATATAGCTCTCCTTCGTCCCCCGTTCGCCTTGCCTTGGAGCAAAAGCTGCGTCAATTTCCCCGCGCCGCAAAGCGGTCTAAGTTAAGGATAAACAATACGTTCCATGTCTCGTGACAGTGCTGTTCCGCGCCTGTTCACAACTGGTTGCTTGCTTGACAACGTATGGGGATTGTGATAGCATAAACAATGCTAATTTATTTTACCGAGGAGGTTTTCGAAAACATATGGCATTTGAGGAAAAACATGAACCCGCTCGTACTGAGCCCGAGCCGACGGCGGAGGCGCGGCGAGTAGCACCCCGACACCGCATTTCCTCTGTTCAGAGTGAAGATCTAAGCGACGCAGACCTCGACAAAATCGAGGACATGTCCCAGATTTATGAGCAGACCCTGAAGGATTTCGAGGAAGGCGAAGTAGTAAAAGGAAGCATTGTTTCGGTTGGACCGGACTACGTGTTGGTGGACATCGGCTATAAGTCGGAAGGCACGATTCATCTTTCCGAATTTTCAGAGCCCGACCAGGTGAAGGTCGGCGATGAGGTTGACGTCCTCATCGAGATCGCGGAAGATCAGGATGGAATGATCGTCCTCTCGAAGACAAAAGCCGACAAAATCAAGAACTGGGCCAAGATTCAGAAGTTGTTCGAGGACAATCAGCTTGTCGAAGGCAAAATTGTCCGCAAGGTAAAAGGCGGCTTCAAGGTCGATATCGGACTGGACGCTTTCTTGCCGGCTTCGCAAATCGCGCGCCGGCCCGTCGGCGATCTCGACCAGTATCTTGGGAAAGTGTATAAGTTCCGGATTATCAAACTGACCAAACGGCGAAGGAACGTCGTGCTCTCGCGCAAGCAAGTGCTCGAGGAGGCCAGGAGCGAAGACAAGGCCCGCCTGCTGGGCACTCTCGAGATCGGGAAGGAACTCGAGGGCGTCGTGAAGAATATCACCGACTTCGGCGCATTCATCGACGTCGGAGGGATCGACGGCCTGCTCCACATCACCGATATGTCGTGGGGCCGCATCAAGCATCCGTCCGAAGTCCTCTCAGTCGGCGAGAAGGTCCGGGTGAAAGTCCTGAATTTCAACAAGGAAGATGAGAAGATATCGCTCGGCCTGAAGCAGATGACGCCGAACCCCTGGTCGCACGTCGAGGAGAAGTATCCGATCGGCGCCGCCGTCAGGGGGCGGGTCGTCAGCATGACCGATTACGGCGCGTTTGTGCAGCTCGAAGAGGGCGTCGAGGGCATGGTGCATATCTCAGAGATGTCCTGGACCAAGCGCGTGCGGCATCCCTCCGAGATCGTCCACATCGGGCAGGAAATTGATGTGAAACTGCTCAACGTGGACGCGAAGAACGAGAAGATATCGCTGGGCATCAAGCAGATCGGCGAGAATCCCTGGGTCCGCATGAAGGAGAAATATCCGACCGGGACCATTGTCAAGGGACTCGTCCGCAACCTGACCGACTACGGCGCATTCATTCAGATCGAGGAAGGCATCGACGGCCTTCTCCACATCTCCGATATGTCGTGGACCAAAAAGGTGAATCATCCGTCCGAGGTGTTGAAAAAAGGCGATGAAGTCGAAGTCCAGGTCCTGAACGTGGATTCCCAGCACGAGCGGATATCACTCGGGCTCAAGCAGCTCGAAGCCGATCCGTGGCGTGAGGTCGGAAAAAGATATCGCGCGGGCGACTACGTCGAGACCAGCATATCCAAGCTCGTCTCCTTTGGCGCATTTGCGCGGCTCGATAACGGAATCGAAGGACTGATTCATATCTCCGAACTCTCCAAAGACCGCGTGGCGAAACCCGAAGAGGTGGTCCATCCCGGCGAGAAGGTCGTTGTCAAAATTATCAGCATCGATCCTTCCACCAGGAAAATCGGCCTCAGCCTGAAACAGTACAAGGAAGAGCTGGAAAAAGCCGACACAGCCGAATATCAGAATAACGTAGCCTCGAACGTAAGCATCGGCGAAGTGGCAGGCGAAGAGTTGAGCGCAAAAATCGCTGAAGCCGCAGAGGCCGAAGAGACCGGGGTGGCGGCGCCGGAGGAAGAGACGGACGCAACCGCGGCCGAGGCCGAGGAGACGGAAGTTCGCGAAGGCGACTGATCTGCAGGACGCGCCGCCTGAATTTCCTGTCATGATATCTGACGCGTGCTCCCGTTGAAACAACGGAGGGGAATATTCCTCGAAAGAACCGGCGGCATAATGGCGCCGGGCTTGAGTATGAAGTTCGCGGCGCATGTCGTAAAGCAAAAACAAAAAAGCGAGTAAATACGAGACCTGAAGCGAGGTAATTCTCCTTTTCCTCGCTTTTTTTGTATCTCCCTTTCTTCAATCTTCCTCTGCGGAAGAACAGCTAGTGGTGGATGCATGAAAGTCGCTCTCCTTATCGGCGATGGGATGGCCGATTATCCCGTTGAAGAACTTGACGGCCTCACTCCGCTCGAGGCGGCCGAGACCCCAAATATGGATCGGCTCGCCCGCGAAGGGACCGTCGGGCTGGTGCGAACCGTGCCGGAAGGCACGGCGCCCGGGAGCGATATCGCCAATCTGAACCTTCTCGGGTACGACGTTTCCCGCTACTATACCGGCCGCGCGCCTCTCGAATGCGCGAGCCGCAACATTGATCTTACCGCTGAACAGATCGCTTTCCGGTGCAACCTTGTCACCGTAGCCGACGAGACCATGGTCGACTACAGCGCCGGCCACATCGGCAGCGAAGAAGCGGCCGAATTGATCGCGGATATCGACCGGCAACTGGGTGACTCATCGCGGAAGTTCTACGCCGGTGTCAGCTACAGGCATCTCCTGGTGGCGGATCCGGGCGGCGCAAAATGGGAAACCAATCTCACGTGCACTCCTCCTCACGATATCGTCGGGCAGCCGATTACGTCATATCTGCCGCAGGGGGAGAACCAGCAGCTTTTCCGAAAGATGATGCTCGAATCGCAGAAGATTCTTTCCGAGCATGCGGTCAATCTTCGCAGAATCAGGTCGGGGAAGCGGCCGGCGACCATGATCTGGCTGTGGGGTCACGGCAAGCGCCCGTCGATGCCGACGTTTCAGCAGTTGTACGCAATGAAAGGGGCGGTGATCTCGGCGGTCGACCTGATCCGGGGTCTCGGCAAGTATGCGGGATTGAACGTAATCGACGTGCCGGGGGCCACCGGCTATTTCGATACAAATTATTCCGGCAAGGCCGGACACGGAATCGATTCACTCAAGAAATCTGATTTTCTTTTTCTTCATGTCGAGGCGCCGGATGAAGCCGGGCATGCAGGCAATATGCAAGAGAAGATCAGAGCGATCGAGAACTTCGATCGGCTCATCGTTGGACCGATCACCGATGCTCTCTCCGGCTCGGAGCCGGCCCGGCTTCTGGTGTTGCCCGACCACGCCACTCCGTTAAGCGTTCGCACGCATGTGAGCGATCCGGTCCCCTTTGTCGCTCACGGCGCCGCCATCCCGACCAACGGCTGCTCCGGCTTCAGCGAGGCGCAGGCCGGGCGGACGCGATTATATATAGAGAAGGGTTTTGAGCTTTTGCCGGCTTATCTGAAGAGAGATACATGAGAAAGGCGGGAGAGACTGTGGCTCTGATTGTACAGAAATACGGCGGGACTTCGGTCGCAAACACAGAGAAAATAAAGAACGTTGCCCGGCGCGTTGCCGAGACCAGGAACGGCGGCAACAAGCTTATAATCGTCGTTTCCGCAATGGGCGAGATGACGGACGAGTTGGTTGATCTGGCGAGCCAGATCACCGATTCGCCCAACGAACGCGAGTACGATATGCTACTGTCGACCGGCGAGCAGATTTCCGTGGCGCTGCTGGCGATGGCGCTTCAAGCGCTCGGGCACGAGGCCATTTCGTTTACCGGCGGACAGGTCGGCATCAAGACCGACGGCTGGCACACCAAGGCGAGGATCCTCTCGATCGACACTTCTCGAATCCAAAAGGAACTGGAAGCGGGGAAAATTGCAATCGTGTGCGGGTTCCAGGGAGTCAACAGCGACTATGACATCACCACGCTCGGGCGGGGCGGCTCCGACACGAGCGCGGTTGCCCTGGCGGCGGCGTTCAGAGCGGATCTTTGCGAAATCTATACCGACGTCGACGGCGTCTATACGGCCGATCCCCGCATTGTGCCCGAAGCGCGCAAGCTCGCTCGGATCGCATACGACGAACTGCTGGAGATGGCCAGTCTCGGGGCGCAGGTCATGCAGCCGCGCGCAGTCGAATTCGGTAAGAAATACGGGGTGCCGATGCGGATCAGGTCGAGCTACAACAAAGACACCGGTACCCTTGTCACCAAGGAGGTAGCTGCAATGGAAAAAGTAGTGGTCAGCGGTGCGACGTTAAATGAAAAGGAAGCCAAAATCACGCTGGTCGGCGTTACCGATAAACCCGGTGTCGCCGCAACACTTTTCGAAAATATCGCCGCCCAAAACATCGTGGTCGATATGATCATTCAGAACGTCAGCGAAGGCGGCCTGAGCGATATCTCCTTTACCGTTCCCAAGGATGACATGAAGAAGGCGGTCAAGGTGGCGGAACAGATCAAAAAGGAAATCGGTGCAAGAGACGTCCGCGCCGACAGCAACATCGCGAAGGTTTCCGTCGTCGGAGTCGGAATGCGAAGCCATTCGGGCGTGGCCGCCAAGATGTTCAAGACGCTCGCCGACGAGGGGATCAATATCGACATGATCAGCACCTCCGAGATCAAGATATCCTGTGTCGTCGAAGGCAGCCGCGGGCGCGACGCCCTCCGCGCGCTCCATGGCGTGTTTGAGCTGGAGAAAGCCGCCGCCCTCATCGAGGAACAAGCGCATGAAAGTCGAACTGTATGACACTACCCTGCGCGACGGCGCACAGGGCGAACGGATCACCTTCTCGTCGGAAGACCAGTTGTTGATCGCTCAACTGCTGGATAACCTCGGGATCGACTATATTGAAGGGGGCCAGCCCGCCTCCAATCCGAAAGCGGTGCACTTCTTCAAGCAGGTCAAGCAGCTCAACCTGAAAAACGCGCGGCCGGTCGCTTTCGGCGGTACCTGTCATCCTCGCCGTCGCGTCCAGGAGGATGAATCACTCAGGAAACTGCTCGATGCCGGCACCCGTCAGATCACCATTGTGGGAAAATCGTGGGATTTTCATGTCCACAAAGTCCTCGGAGTCTCGCTCAACAAGAACCTTTCGCTGATCGATGAAACCATCCGATTTCTCATCTCGCACGGGCGCGAGGTATTCTTTGACGCCGAACATTTTTTCGACGGCTGCAAGGAGAATCCGAACTATGCTCTGTCGGTGCTAAAGGCGGCCGAAAAGGCCGGCGCCGCGCGAATCATTCTTTGCGATACGAACGGCGGCAGCATGCTCGACGAAGTATCCCGGGCTATCGATGCGGCGAAGAAGGCGGTCAGCGTTCCGCTCGGCATCCACGTGCATAATGATTCCGGGCTGGCGACCGCCAATACCCTGCTGGCCGTGCAGAAAGGCATTTCGCAGATACAGGGAACCATTAACGGTTACGGAGAACGCTGCGGAAATGCCGACCTGTGCATCATCATTCCCAACCTGTGCCTCAAGATGGGGATCCCGGTGGTCGCTAAAACGCGGCTTCAGACGCTCAGAGAGGTTTCGCATTACGTGAGCGAACTGGCAAATATCACTCCGCGCACGAACCAGCCCTACGTCGGGTACAGCGCATTCGCCCATAAGGGCGGATGGCATGCCGATGCCGTCGGCAAGGACCCGCGCACATGCGAGCACGTGCCGCCCGAATCGGTTGGCAACCACCGGCGCATTCTCGTTTCTGAAGTGGCCGGAAAAGGAAGCCTTGCATCCAAGGCGAATTCGATCGGCATCAAGCTCAAGGCGAAGGATGCGCTGACGCAACAGGTGGTTCAGCGCCTGAAGGAGCTCGAACAGGCGGGATATCAATTCGAGGGCGCCGATGCCTCGCTCGAACTGCTAATGCACAAGACTCGCGGCACCCGCAAAAACTATTTCCGGCACGCGGGCTTTCGCGTGATCGTCGAGAAGCGCGAGGACAATCAATTGACATCCGAGGCGACTATCAAGGTGATCGTCGACGGCAAGGGCGAACAACATACGGCCGCTGAAGGTAATGGCCCGGTCAATGCCCTCGATAACGCATTACGCAAGGCGCTCGAACCGTTTTATGGGCAGGTTCGCGAGATGCATCTGTCCGATTTCAAAGTCAGAATCCTCGATGCCAAGGCCGGCACTCAGGCCAAGACGCGCGTGCTTATCGAATCCCGCGATAAGGAGGACACCTGGAACACCGTGGGCGTGGACGAGAACATCATCGAGGCAAGCTGGCAAGCGCTCGTTGACAGCATCGAGTACAAACTGATGAAAGACGAACGAGCAAAGAAGAAAAGTCGGAGGAAGGACAAATGAAATCAGCGCGTCCGGAAGGAGACAACTGCCGTTGTCGCCGCCGAGTAGTTTCCTGCGCGGCGTTTCTCGCACTCGCTGTTTTCGCCTCCTGCGCGAGCGGGCCGCCCGTGCGGGTCGGCGTGGATCAGGTGCTCGACCAGCCGCAGGCATTCAAAAATGAGCGAGTCGAGCTGACCGGCTTTGTCGAAGATTTGAAACCGGTTCAGGGCGACGTTTACCGCACGCTCTTCTTCACGCTGGCGGGGCATCCTGACGGAGAAATCCTGGTCAGCGGGGCCGGCTACACGGCCGAGGCGATCGCGAAAGCCTCTTTCCTCGTTCAGCAGGCGTATGAGGAACACGAGCCCGTGACCATTGTGGGCAAACTGAAAGTGGATGAGAAAGCTCCGCCGGAGCTGAAACTGGAAAGCATCCGGTATCGCGGGCAGGAAGTCGAAATTAAGAGCGGCCCCACAACACGGCCGGGCCGCCT from Candidatus Abyssobacteria bacterium SURF_5 includes these protein-coding regions:
- a CDS encoding outer membrane lipoprotein-sorting protein; translated protein: MQYCRAKGGIEGSVGATLCGRPSIHTQFLQSLPAIGRGSVMRYSRIVAVIISFIAITFLCAQAALSEELTGRQIMEKEELLNKGKDEFNCMSMKLINSRGQERNRKVEYYRKTEEGDVDKILMRFLEPADVKGVGLLTLEQIDRDDDQWLYLPALKKVRRISSSDQTDNFMGTDFTYEDIRSEKLDRHIYNVIGSEILDGHDCYMIEALPADEAQKRESGYSRREIWIRKDIFLTVQTKYYDRKGEFFKLGVVKDIVEIAPNVYRPNFMEMKNLKTNHTTQLNFDNRRVNQGIDNVVFTERELKRG
- a CDS encoding 30S ribosomal protein S1; this translates as MAFEEKHEPARTEPEPTAEARRVAPRHRISSVQSEDLSDADLDKIEDMSQIYEQTLKDFEEGEVVKGSIVSVGPDYVLVDIGYKSEGTIHLSEFSEPDQVKVGDEVDVLIEIAEDQDGMIVLSKTKADKIKNWAKIQKLFEDNQLVEGKIVRKVKGGFKVDIGLDAFLPASQIARRPVGDLDQYLGKVYKFRIIKLTKRRRNVVLSRKQVLEEARSEDKARLLGTLEIGKELEGVVKNITDFGAFIDVGGIDGLLHITDMSWGRIKHPSEVLSVGEKVRVKVLNFNKEDEKISLGLKQMTPNPWSHVEEKYPIGAAVRGRVVSMTDYGAFVQLEEGVEGMVHISEMSWTKRVRHPSEIVHIGQEIDVKLLNVDAKNEKISLGIKQIGENPWVRMKEKYPTGTIVKGLVRNLTDYGAFIQIEEGIDGLLHISDMSWTKKVNHPSEVLKKGDEVEVQVLNVDSQHERISLGLKQLEADPWREVGKRYRAGDYVETSISKLVSFGAFARLDNGIEGLIHISELSKDRVAKPEEVVHPGEKVVVKIISIDPSTRKIGLSLKQYKEELEKADTAEYQNNVASNVSIGEVAGEELSAKIAEAAEAEETGVAAPEEETDATAAEAEETEVREGD
- a CDS encoding cofactor-independent phosphoglycerate mutase; the encoded protein is MKVALLIGDGMADYPVEELDGLTPLEAAETPNMDRLAREGTVGLVRTVPEGTAPGSDIANLNLLGYDVSRYYTGRAPLECASRNIDLTAEQIAFRCNLVTVADETMVDYSAGHIGSEEAAELIADIDRQLGDSSRKFYAGVSYRHLLVADPGGAKWETNLTCTPPHDIVGQPITSYLPQGENQQLFRKMMLESQKILSEHAVNLRRIRSGKRPATMIWLWGHGKRPSMPTFQQLYAMKGAVISAVDLIRGLGKYAGLNVIDVPGATGYFDTNYSGKAGHGIDSLKKSDFLFLHVEAPDEAGHAGNMQEKIRAIENFDRLIVGPITDALSGSEPARLLVLPDHATPLSVRTHVSDPVPFVAHGAAIPTNGCSGFSEAQAGRTRLYIEKGFELLPAYLKRDT
- a CDS encoding aspartate kinase; translated protein: MRKAGETVALIVQKYGGTSVANTEKIKNVARRVAETRNGGNKLIIVVSAMGEMTDELVDLASQITDSPNEREYDMLLSTGEQISVALLAMALQALGHEAISFTGGQVGIKTDGWHTKARILSIDTSRIQKELEAGKIAIVCGFQGVNSDYDITTLGRGGSDTSAVALAAAFRADLCEIYTDVDGVYTADPRIVPEARKLARIAYDELLEMASLGAQVMQPRAVEFGKKYGVPMRIRSSYNKDTGTLVTKEVAAMEKVVVSGATLNEKEAKITLVGVTDKPGVAATLFENIAAQNIVVDMIIQNVSEGGLSDISFTVPKDDMKKAVKVAEQIKKEIGARDVRADSNIAKVSVVGVGMRSHSGVAAKMFKTLADEGINIDMISTSEIKISCVVEGSRGRDALRALHGVFELEKAAALIEEQAHESRTV
- a CDS encoding citramalate synthase; the protein is MKVELYDTTLRDGAQGERITFSSEDQLLIAQLLDNLGIDYIEGGQPASNPKAVHFFKQVKQLNLKNARPVAFGGTCHPRRRVQEDESLRKLLDAGTRQITIVGKSWDFHVHKVLGVSLNKNLSLIDETIRFLISHGREVFFDAEHFFDGCKENPNYALSVLKAAEKAGAARIILCDTNGGSMLDEVSRAIDAAKKAVSVPLGIHVHNDSGLATANTLLAVQKGISQIQGTINGYGERCGNADLCIIIPNLCLKMGIPVVAKTRLQTLREVSHYVSELANITPRTNQPYVGYSAFAHKGGWHADAVGKDPRTCEHVPPESVGNHRRILVSEVAGKGSLASKANSIGIKLKAKDALTQQVVQRLKELEQAGYQFEGADASLELLMHKTRGTRKNYFRHAGFRVIVEKREDNQLTSEATIKVIVDGKGEQHTAAEGNGPVNALDNALRKALEPFYGQVREMHLSDFKVRILDAKAGTQAKTRVLIESRDKEDTWNTVGVDENIIEASWQALVDSIEYKLMKDERAKKKSRRKDK